In the Babylonia areolata isolate BAREFJ2019XMU chromosome 34, ASM4173473v1, whole genome shotgun sequence genome, one interval contains:
- the LOC143277337 gene encoding uncharacterized protein LOC143277337 has translation MPTPSSDSQPSHDKIIIEAQIDMAVASRVLFATCPFGHVTHVAFACDPDSQCLEKLESLDSSRTVMCKAAAVNTAAAAASQGAPYFRCAMTGDSVPYSLVCDWRQDCVDNSDEVFCGFPPCASSNFDCGQRQCVSLKQVCDQFVNCETGRDESYCDSSFNIIFNVTRPPALVSFDRPGSFSLIALPGNTTRCPDSHFRCPGSGYCLPVYTRCNGMTDCPGHGDEAGLIES, from the exons ATGCCCACACCATCATCAGACAGCCAGCCCAGCCACGACAAAATCATCATTGAGGCCCAGATTGACATGGCTGTGGCGTCACGTGTACTGTTCGCGACCTGCCCTTTCGGGCACGTGACACACGTGGCGTTTGCCTGTGACCCTGACAGTCAGTGCCTGGAGAAACTGGAGAGCTTAGACTCGTCACGCACTGTGATGTGTAAAGCTGCTGctgttaatactgctgctgctgctgcaagccAAGGCGCTCCTTACTTCCGGTGTGCGATGACCGGTGACTCCGTGCCATACagtctggtgtgtgactggcgtcaggactgtgtTGACAACAGCGACGAAGTATTTTGTGGCTTCCCACCTTGTGCCAGCAGTAATTTTGACTGTGGTCAGCGACAg TGTGTAAGTCTCAAACAAGTGTGTGATCAGTTCGTCAACTGCGAGACCGGACGTGACGAGTCGTACTGTGATTCATCATTCAACATCATTTTCAATGTGACACGCCCACCAGCACTCGTCAGTTTTGACAGACCCGGAAGTTTCTCTTTGATAGCTCTTCCCGGAAACACGACTCGTTGCCCAGACTCTCACTTCCGGTGCCCTGGGAgtggttactgtctgcctgtctacaccaggtgtaatggTATGACGGACTGTCCGGGACATGGGGATGAAGCTGG GCTGATTGAAAGCTAG